Genomic DNA from Helicoverpa armigera isolate CAAS_96S chromosome 10, ASM3070526v1, whole genome shotgun sequence:
TGTTGGCAGTATGGTAATCTCGTCTTATTAGCCTTAGAATGATTGAAACATAAAAGAATCTTGCTTTAAAACACACACATTAGCATAAGCGAAATTCGCTTTAGATCTTCATTACATGAAAATGTAAAAGAGTTACAATATTATTGCATCTCTGtatttaagtatgtaaataGAAAATCCTTTTCTAAAAATCCATTTCCTGCCAGATACCTAAaactacagttaccggcacggatattgagctctcggcggaagagtggggatcgctttgcgcacccgtacgcataaggcaataaggcagtaaatcgcttctgcgcaggtgaaggtcagggctcaatatccgtgccgataactgtacatAATACCAAATTGTTTTAAGCCCATTAGCAAAACAGAGTAATAGTATAGTTTTTAATTGCACGGTGCTACCTACTCTAAGAAATCAGTAGTCTAcctatttgtatgttttgtaatCTGATAATTGGTACAACAGAACCACTTAAGCACCTTAGCAGGTAATAAAATAGTCTAGACTCCCATTATTCTATTCtaacaataggtacatatacttACCGTCAACAAATGATTCATGTCTATATTAAAATCATCATGATTTCAAAGTCCTGTTACGGATaactaataacaatttataaaatgatttCAGAATACAGAACAGAGCAATCTAAACAAGAGATAGAGTCACTAGAAAGCTTGGAAGAATTAAAGGAGTTGAACAGGAGACAGCACGCGGTAGACTATGAGGGCATGCTCAAACAGTACCAGCCAGAGACAACGGATGAGAGGAGGGCCAGAGAGGAGAAAGAGGATGATGAGTTTATTAAGtaagtaaacatttaaaattaataaaaatgaatgtaGTTTAGATTTTACAAATCTATGTTATGTCGAATATTCCTGCTAAAGTGATAGTGTGGGCTAGTAGATCGCCGCAACGTTTAATATTCAGGCGTACATGGATGTAACTACGCGCATTAAATCAAAGAGTTTACAACACTCGCTCGGGTTGCTATACTAGCGACACTGTGTGACTCAATCAGACAACAGAGAACAAAGCAGCACTAAGAATCTCTGCTGGCTAATATAGACGTAATAAGTCTCTATTAACTGTAAAGTATGGCGTGGCTTTTCTCCATCTGAACTTATGAGGTTAAACTTACATCGTTATGCAAAAATAGACCTTGCAGGCAGTCTCAAAGGCCTGAAATCGGAGTAATACCTCCTGATTGTCGATTGGCTTGAATAAATAGTCTTTTTCTACTGGATAGAGGTTTTGCCCTTTGCTCTGCTTTTAGCCCGTTCTCGTATCTTGGTTTACGGGGCCTGAAAACACGTGCCTAATGTTAACACTATCATAATTAGGTATCAATTATCATTTCGCATTTTCAGTTCACAGTGACAATACAACTTGTAATCTTGTCGAAATTACACCACAATTTCAATTTAACTTTCAGATCGATTAAATTCAACAATCCATCGTCAAAAAAGGTGATTGCCGAAGAAATCATTGAAGAAGTGAAAGACGAAGACGACGGGCCTCCAGCGAAGTCTTCGAGAATAGAAATCATACCGCAGAAAACTGTTGAAAAGAAACAATCATGGAACAAAAGCATAGGAGTTAAGAAACCTGCTTTATCGAACTTAGTGAGAAGTAAGAAAGATACAGAGACGAAAGTTTCTACGAGTAGTGTAAGTACTGAAGTAGCTAGTAAGAGTAATTCAAGTGAAGTGACTCCTAAACCGTCGGGACTGTCGTTGTTAGCGAGCTACTCCGGCAGTGATAGTGACTCGCAGTGAGCTTGTTCATTAAGTAAGGTTTGACACAAATATAGGATTGGAATTTACTCATGTTTATTATTGACATAGACCCAAATT
This window encodes:
- the LOC110378446 gene encoding splicing factor YJU2; translation: MSERKVLNKYYPPDFDPSKIPRMKLAKNRQYTVRLMAPFNMRCATCGEYIYKGKKFNARKEDVENEDYLGIRIYRFYIKCTRCLQEISFKTDPKNTDYEIEAGATRNFMALKLAEEQAKREEEEQKEEEANNPMKLLEYRTEQSKQEIESLESLEELKELNRRQHAVDYEGMLKQYQPETTDERRAREEKEDDEFIKSIKFNNPSSKKVIAEEIIEEVKDEDDGPPAKSSRIEIIPQKTVEKKQSWNKSIGVKKPALSNLVRSKKDTETKVSTSSVSTEVASKSNSSEVTPKPSGLSLLASYSGSDSDSQ